The genomic stretch TCGACGGCAGGAGCACCATCAGGCCGGGTATCAGCGCGAGGACTTCACGGGCGGATCCAAGGTAAACGCCCGCGATGCTCGATGCAGCGGCACTGACGAGCAGGGCGCCGAGACCCGTAAGTATCAGGCGGCTCTGGCTGGATAGACCCTGCTCCATCACCATCACCGTCCATCTTCGATCAACTCCTGTACGGGATCTCCAGCACGGCCAGATCGGCCGGTAGAATCACGTCTCCCTCATACTGTCGCTTTGCATCGCGTATATGGTTTGCTGTGCTTGCATAACGGGAGCTTATGTGCATCAGGGCGAGCATACGGGCGCCCAAAGCCGTTGCGGCCTCCCCGGCCTCTCCGGCGGTCGAGTGCAGGACATCGCGGGCGCGATCGCTCTCCTGGTCGTCAAACGTGGCGTCGTGGATCAGGAGATCGGCATCCCGGATCATCGCCGCGGTGTCGGGCTGATCCTGGAGCGGGCGGGTGTCGCCGGTATAGACGATCTTCCTGCCCGGGCGCGACTCTCCCATCACGTCGCCGGGACGGACGGCGGCCTCGGTGCCGTCGCGGACGATACGAACTTCCTCCCCGCGCTGCAGCCGCCCGAAGAGCGGGCCCGGCGGGACGCCGAGTTCGATCGCGCGCTCGCGATTGAACCTGCCCGGCCGCTCGTCCTCCTCCAGCACGTAGCCGAGCCCGGGGATGCCGTGGAGCGTCGCGAACGCCCGGACGGTGTAGCCGTTGAAGGGCACGACCGAACCGTGCTCGAGGGGATGGGCGGT from Methanoculleus chikugoensis encodes the following:
- the rnz gene encoding ribonuclease Z, whose amino-acid sequence is MVRIAGETLHVHFLGTAGALPSPQRNPSSILIRRGSDTLLFDCGEGTQQQMMRARTGFTVNAVFITHWHADHFLGVFGLVETLAFMGRTDPLPVYGPPWVGEFVDLVQKISRHTRGFSVTAHPLEHGSVVPFNGYTVRAFATLHGIPGLGYVLEEDERPGRFNRERAIELGVPPGPLFGRLQRGEEVRIVRDGTEAAVRPGDVMGESRPGRKIVYTGDTRPLQDQPDTAAMIRDADLLIHDATFDDQESDRARDVLHSTAGEAGEAATALGARMLALMHISSRYASTANHIRDAKRQYEGDVILPADLAVLEIPYRS